One window of Phycisphaeraceae bacterium genomic DNA carries:
- a CDS encoding metal ABC transporter ATP-binding protein: MHTEPANDIAIDIRDVSFAYPRSGGTPLVALERVSIQVRSGERLGILGPNGGGKSTLLKLMLGLLTPGDGEILICGRPPHEARRARLVGYVAQRVEAELAFPISAREAVLIAIELGTPPWAGRSRASRDLASECLERVGATAFADRPVGSLSGGQLQRVMIARALGRRPRVLLMDEPTVGIDPSGQQRFGELVSRLRTELGLTIVIVSHDVRAIAAGCDRVACLSRTLHYHDAPAGLTPAVLAEVFKHDLAAVFGDVHMDAHRAAECATPAHSHTHAHGPGCSHDHSTRPHEGTAGGEP; this comes from the coding sequence ATGCACACCGAACCCGCGAACGACATCGCCATCGATATCCGCGACGTCTCATTCGCCTACCCACGCTCGGGCGGCACGCCGCTCGTCGCGCTCGAGCGCGTCTCGATACAGGTTCGCTCGGGCGAACGCCTGGGCATCCTCGGCCCCAACGGTGGCGGCAAATCGACGCTCCTCAAACTCATGCTCGGGCTTCTCACACCCGGCGACGGCGAGATCCTCATCTGCGGCCGACCTCCGCATGAAGCACGCCGAGCCCGACTTGTCGGCTACGTCGCCCAGCGTGTCGAGGCCGAACTCGCCTTTCCCATCAGCGCCCGCGAAGCCGTTCTCATAGCGATCGAACTCGGCACGCCTCCATGGGCAGGACGCTCACGCGCCTCACGCGATCTCGCATCGGAATGTCTCGAACGCGTCGGCGCGACCGCCTTCGCCGACAGGCCCGTCGGCTCCCTCTCAGGCGGACAGCTCCAACGAGTCATGATCGCTCGCGCACTCGGCCGCCGCCCGCGCGTCCTCCTGATGGACGAGCCGACCGTCGGCATCGATCCCTCGGGTCAGCAACGCTTCGGCGAGCTGGTCTCGCGGCTCCGCACCGAACTCGGGCTCACCATCGTCATCGTCAGCCACGATGTCCGAGCCATCGCCGCCGGCTGCGACCGTGTTGCGTGCCTCAGCCGCACACTGCATTACCACGACGCCCCCGCAGGGCTCACGCCCGCAGTGCTCGCAGAAGTCTTCAAGCACGATCTCGCCGCGGTCTTCGGCGATGTCCACATGGATGCACACCGCGCAGCCGAGTGCGCAACGCCCGCGCACTCGCACACACACGCCCACGGCCCCGGATGCTCGCACGACCACTCAACCAGACCGCACGAGGGAACAGCCGGGGGTGAACCATGA